From Tripterygium wilfordii isolate XIE 37 chromosome 13, ASM1340144v1, whole genome shotgun sequence, the proteins below share one genomic window:
- the LOC120013207 gene encoding UDP-glycosyltransferase 73C6-like isoform X1, whose translation MYALTSPHGRMSLSYQGYKLCDVFFFPSKLKVDDMASHLQLHFILFPLLAQGHMIPMIDIARLLAKRGVIVTIVTTPRNAARFTAVIARARESGLQIKLEQVHFPFEAAGLPEGCENLDMLPSNEMASSFMIALSLLHLPAEKLLQELTPRPSCIISDMYFPWTANLATKFHIPRISFNGFSSFCILCLHNIRNSNVLDSIGSESECFVVPGLQEHVEFTKAQVRMITCPNNLESQKYLDKILAAEKVTYGMIINTFEELEPAYVKEYKKVRADKAWSIGPVSLYNKDTLDKIQRGNKASIDEHECLRWLDLQQPGSVIYACLGSLSNLTPSQMIELGLGLEASRKPFIWVLRAGDQSKALEKWILEYGFAERIRERGLLIRGWAPQVLILSHQAIGGFLTHCGWNSTLEAITMGVPMVTWPLFGDQFINEKLVVRVLKIGVSVGVEVPMQWGEEEKVGVLVKKEDVNNAINRLMDEDEEGDGRRRRARELREMAKRSIEEGGSSHHNLTMLIEAIMLQV comes from the coding sequence ATGTATGCTCTTACATCACCACATGGGAGGATGAGCTTGAGTTATCAGGGTTATAAATTGtgtgatgtatttttttttccttctaaactCAAAGTTGATGATATGGCCTCCCACTTGCAACTTCATTTCATCTTGTTTCCTCTACTAGCCCAAGGACACATGATCCCCATGATAGATATTGCTCGATTGCTGGCGAAGCGTGGTGTCATTGTCACCATAGTCACCACACCGCGAAATGCAGCACGTTTTACAGCAGTCATTGCGCGTGCCAGAGAATCTGGCCTCCAAATCAAGTTAGAACAAGTTCACTTTCCATTTGAAGCTGCAGGATTACCAGAAGGGTGTGAGAATTTGGACATGCTTCCTTCAAATGAGATGGCCTCCAGTTTCATGATTGCACTTTCCTTGCTTCATTTGCCTGCCGAAAAATTGCTCCAAGAGCTGACACCTAGGCCAAGCTGCATAATCTCTGACATGTATTTTCCTTGGACAGCCAATCTAGCAACCAAGTTCCACATTCCAAGAATTTCTTTCAATGGGTTCTCTTCCTTTTGTATATTGTGCTTGCACAACATACGCAATTCTAACGTTCTTGACAGCATAGGTTCTGAATCTGAATGCTTTGTCGTGCCTGGCTTGCAGGAACATGTTGAATTTACGAAAGCTCAGGTGAGAATGATCACTTGTCCAAATAACCTAGAATCTCAAAAGTATCTTGATAAAATACTAGCTGCTGAAAAGGTTACCTATGGGATGATTATTAATACATTTGAAGAGTTGGAGCCAGCATATGTCAAAGAGTACAAGAAGGTTAGAGCagacaaagcttggtctattggtccaGTTTCCCTATACAACAAAGACACTTTGGATAAGATTCAGAGAGGAAACAAGGCTTCAATTGATGAACATGAATGCTTGAGGTGGCTAGACTTGCAGCAACCAGGATCTGTAATTTATGCTTGCCTTGGAAGCCTTAGTAACCTAACGCCTTCACAAATGATAGAGCTTGGATTAGGCTTAGAGGCATCGAGAAAACCATTTATTTGGGTTTTAAGGGCAGGAGATCAATCAAAAGCCTTGGAGAAGTGGATTTTAGAGTATGGATTTGCTGAAAGAATTAGAGAAAGAGGTCTCTTGATTAGAGGTTGGGCTCCCCAAGTCTTAATATTGTCACACCAAGCAATTGGAGGATTCTTAACGCATTGTGGATGGAATTCAACACTCGAGGCAATAACTATGGGGGTGCCAATGGTCACATGGCCTCTTTTTGGTGACCAATTTATCAATGAAAAGTTAGTTGTGCGAGTGCTAAAGATTGGTGTTAGTGTTGGTGTAGAGGTCCCCATGCAAtggggagaagaagaaaaagtgggGGTGCTAGTGAAGAAAGAAGATGTTAACAATGCAATAAACAGGTTAATGGACGAAGATGAAGAGGGTgatggaagaagaaggagagcaAGAGAGCTTAGGGAGATGGCAAAGAGATCGATAGAAGAAGGTGGTTCTTCTCATCACAATTTGACAATGCTTATCGAAGCTATCATGTTACAAGTTTGA
- the LOC120013207 gene encoding UDP-glycosyltransferase 73C4-like isoform X2, with the protein MITCPNNLESQKYLDKILAAEKVTYGMIINTFEELEPAYVKEYKKVRADKAWSIGPVSLYNKDTLDKIQRGNKASIDEHECLRWLDLQQPGSVIYACLGSLSNLTPSQMIELGLGLEASRKPFIWVLRAGDQSKALEKWILEYGFAERIRERGLLIRGWAPQVLILSHQAIGGFLTHCGWNSTLEAITMGVPMVTWPLFGDQFINEKLVVRVLKIGVSVGVEVPMQWGEEEKVGVLVKKEDVNNAINRLMDEDEEGDGRRRRARELREMAKRSIEEGGSSHHNLTMLIEAIMLQV; encoded by the coding sequence ATGATCACTTGTCCAAATAACCTAGAATCTCAAAAGTATCTTGATAAAATACTAGCTGCTGAAAAGGTTACCTATGGGATGATTATTAATACATTTGAAGAGTTGGAGCCAGCATATGTCAAAGAGTACAAGAAGGTTAGAGCagacaaagcttggtctattggtccaGTTTCCCTATACAACAAAGACACTTTGGATAAGATTCAGAGAGGAAACAAGGCTTCAATTGATGAACATGAATGCTTGAGGTGGCTAGACTTGCAGCAACCAGGATCTGTAATTTATGCTTGCCTTGGAAGCCTTAGTAACCTAACGCCTTCACAAATGATAGAGCTTGGATTAGGCTTAGAGGCATCGAGAAAACCATTTATTTGGGTTTTAAGGGCAGGAGATCAATCAAAAGCCTTGGAGAAGTGGATTTTAGAGTATGGATTTGCTGAAAGAATTAGAGAAAGAGGTCTCTTGATTAGAGGTTGGGCTCCCCAAGTCTTAATATTGTCACACCAAGCAATTGGAGGATTCTTAACGCATTGTGGATGGAATTCAACACTCGAGGCAATAACTATGGGGGTGCCAATGGTCACATGGCCTCTTTTTGGTGACCAATTTATCAATGAAAAGTTAGTTGTGCGAGTGCTAAAGATTGGTGTTAGTGTTGGTGTAGAGGTCCCCATGCAAtggggagaagaagaaaaagtgggGGTGCTAGTGAAGAAAGAAGATGTTAACAATGCAATAAACAGGTTAATGGACGAAGATGAAGAGGGTgatggaagaagaaggagagcaAGAGAGCTTAGGGAGATGGCAAAGAGATCGATAGAAGAAGGTGGTTCTTCTCATCACAATTTGACAATGCTTATCGAAGCTATCATGTTACAAGTTTGA